The Humulus lupulus chromosome 3, drHumLupu1.1, whole genome shotgun sequence genome window below encodes:
- the LOC133821072 gene encoding uncharacterized protein LOC133821072 has translation MLLLLGQDDDDCDFLEEANSQELEEVAEDEVSLNTLSNSLNPRIYRFMAKHGSEALEVLIDTGSNNNFIQESLANQLHLPCEDTKRFKVYMGMQWLQTLGPCVHDHKALTMEFTWQGSVVQLAGSTDVSAHQLTYTQFHALLREGDVNGVYQLVAVMDEPKTDNFELAELESQFPQEGMGLLTKYTEVFDEPKQLPPYRGVDHRIFLQPGSNPVNVRPYRYPYF, from the exons ATGCTTCTTTTATTGGGCCAAGATGATGATGATTGTGATTTTCTTGAGGAGGCTAATTCACAAGAATTAGAAGAAGTGGCAGAGGACGAGGTGAGCCTTAATACGCTTTCTAATTCCCTGAATCCAAGAATTTATAGATTCATGGCTAAACATGGTAGCGAAGCTTTGGAGGTCCTTATTGACACAGGAAGTAACAACAATTTTATTCAAGAGTCCTTGGCTAATCAGTTACATCTTCCTTGTGAGGACACCAAGCGCTTCAAGGTGTATATGG GAATGCAATGGTTGCAGACTTTGGGACCCTGTGTGCACGACCACAAGGCTCTCACCATGGAATTCACTTGGCAAGGTAGCGTGGTGCAGTTGGCAGGGTCTACTGATGTTTCTGCGCATCAGCTGACTTATACACAATTCCATGCCCTTTTGCGAGAAGGAGATGTTAATGGGGTGTATCAGTTGGTTGCGGTAATGGATGAACCCAAAACTGACAATTTTGAACTGGCGGAATTGGAGTCCCAATTTCCTCAGGAAGGCATGGGCTTACTCACTAAGTATACTGAAGTTTTTGATGAACCAAAGCAGCTACCTCCTTATCGTGGGGTTGATCATCGAATTTTCTTGCAACCAGGGTCTAATCCGGTGAATGTGCGGCCCTATAGGTACCCATATTTTTAG